One Mugil cephalus isolate CIBA_MC_2020 chromosome 12, CIBA_Mcephalus_1.1, whole genome shotgun sequence DNA segment encodes these proteins:
- the ndufv3 gene encoding clumping factor A isoform X1, which yields MATSLLRSGRLGLLKCLQLESWGVLGSRLPASLCTKAEEPEKPVKKAKASGKTAEAVDGREKLLAYRTRVVFPVRLSEPGAFPAQCQGVTEPVVSSTAGAKTFVASVPVVAASEPAVAEQEATKAAAPTSDPAPDTETARVISGTAPPMVHAGTEAAEPVVGVSSGSVPPDETAKDKAVPAAGASSEDSSSSSSSDSDSDTDSDSDSDSEDEDSAGKTETKTETKTSSPDVVKEDKVVHQEATDSVEVTKEAQQPPEATLTSDTDALRDLAAPSEAAQATVEAPSVSGEELVEVEAAPETIKDHSSPGAPNAEAETPVGTVTKAATPETAQPTVEAPSVSSEELVEVEAAPETIKDHSSPGSPNVEAETPVATVTKAATPETAQTNTPVETTETVTPETSAEVKEAEPVETVAVPMEATAEEEEAPRPAEVAPVETSAEGAAEVCAPAESTEELVDTAPVVAGAVGEELEAETPAEQSKEAAAAAAEPEEPFDNSTYKNYQHHSYNPYTFADLDLQMAKFRLPQPSSGRPSPRH from the exons ATGGCGACCTCCTTGCTACGGTCAGGACGACTGGGTTTACTCAAG TGTCTCCAGTTGGAGAGCTGGGGTGTCCTGGGGAGTCGCCTGCCTGCTTCGCTCTGCACTAAGGCTGAAGAACCGGAGAAGCCGGTGAAAAAAGCCAAGGCTTCAGGGAAGA cagcagaggctgTAGATGGAAGAGAAAAGCTACTGGCCTACAGGACCAGAGTTGTCTTCCCAGTTAGACTTTCAGAGCCTGGAGCGTTCCCAGCGCAGTGTCAGGGTGTGACTGAACCAGTGGTGAGCTCCACTGCCGGTGCCAAAACATTTGTAGCGTCGGTCCCTGTTGTTGCTGCCAGTGAACCAGCTGTAGCTGAGCAAGAAGCAACCAAGGCTGCGGCACCCACATCAGATCCAGCTCCTGACACTGAGACTGCTCGGGTTATCAGTGGCACAGCTCCACCTATGGTGCACGCAGGTACCGAAGCTGCTGAACCCGTGGTTGGTGTGAGTAGTGGAAGCGTACCACCGGACGAAACTGCCAAAGACAAAGCAGTTCCAGCCGCCGGAGCGTCATCTGAAgactcatcctcctcatcttccaGCGACTCTGATTCTGACacagactctgactctgactccgACTCTGAAGATGAAGACTCAGCGGGCAAGACTGAAACCAAGACTGAAACCAAGACTTCCTCGCCAGATGTAGTGAAAGAAGACAAAGTTGTCCACCAGGAAGCCACAGACAGTGTGGAAGTGACCAAAGAAGCTCAGCAGCCACCTGAAGCTACCCTGACCTCTGATACTGATGCTCTACGAGATTTAGCAGCACCCTCAGAAGCTGCTCAAGCTACCGTGGAGGCTCCCTCTGTTAGTGGTGAGGAGTTAGTGGAAGTGGAAGCTGCTCCAGAAACGATAAAAGATCATTCATCTCCTGGTGCCCCTAATGCTGAAGCAGAAACTCCAGTTGGAACTGTGACGAAGGCCGCAACTCCAGAAACTGCTCAACCTACCGTGGAGGCTCCCTCTGTTAGTAGCGAGGAGTTAGTGGAAGTGGAAGCTGCTCCAGAAACGATAAAAGATCATTCATCTCCTGGTTCCCCGAATGTTGAGGCAGAAACTCCGGTTGCTACTGTGACGAAGGCTGCAACTCCAGAAACTGCTCAGACTAACACTCCAGTAGAAACAACAGAGACTGTCACTCCTGAAACCAGTGCAGAAGTTAAAGAGGCTGAGCCTGTGGAGACTGTCGCTGTCCCCATGGAAGCCACcgcggaagaagaagaagctccacGGCCCGCAGAGGTAGCTCCTGTTGAAACATCTGCCGAGGGTGCGGCTGAAGTCTGTGCCCCCGCGGAGAGCACCGAAGAGCTGGTGGACACCGCCCCAGTCGTGGCTGGCGCCGTAGGCGAGGAGCTGGAGGCGGAAACCCCAGCAGAACAGTCCAAGG aagctgcagctgcagctgcagagccCGAGGAGCCCTTTGACAACAGCACTTACAAGAACTACCAGCACCACAGCTACAACCCTTACACATTTGCAGACCTGGATCTTCAGATGGCCAAGTTCCGTCTCCCTCAGCCCTCCTCTGGTAGACCCTCTCCCAGGCACTAG
- the ndufv3 gene encoding clumping factor A isoform X2, protein MATSLLRSGRLGLLKCLQLESWGVLGSRLPASLCTKAEEPEKPVKKAKASGKTEAVDGREKLLAYRTRVVFPVRLSEPGAFPAQCQGVTEPVVSSTAGAKTFVASVPVVAASEPAVAEQEATKAAAPTSDPAPDTETARVISGTAPPMVHAGTEAAEPVVGVSSGSVPPDETAKDKAVPAAGASSEDSSSSSSSDSDSDTDSDSDSDSEDEDSAGKTETKTETKTSSPDVVKEDKVVHQEATDSVEVTKEAQQPPEATLTSDTDALRDLAAPSEAAQATVEAPSVSGEELVEVEAAPETIKDHSSPGAPNAEAETPVGTVTKAATPETAQPTVEAPSVSSEELVEVEAAPETIKDHSSPGSPNVEAETPVATVTKAATPETAQTNTPVETTETVTPETSAEVKEAEPVETVAVPMEATAEEEEAPRPAEVAPVETSAEGAAEVCAPAESTEELVDTAPVVAGAVGEELEAETPAEQSKEAAAAAAEPEEPFDNSTYKNYQHHSYNPYTFADLDLQMAKFRLPQPSSGRPSPRH, encoded by the exons ATGGCGACCTCCTTGCTACGGTCAGGACGACTGGGTTTACTCAAG TGTCTCCAGTTGGAGAGCTGGGGTGTCCTGGGGAGTCGCCTGCCTGCTTCGCTCTGCACTAAGGCTGAAGAACCGGAGAAGCCGGTGAAAAAAGCCAAGGCTTCAGGGAAGA cagaggctgTAGATGGAAGAGAAAAGCTACTGGCCTACAGGACCAGAGTTGTCTTCCCAGTTAGACTTTCAGAGCCTGGAGCGTTCCCAGCGCAGTGTCAGGGTGTGACTGAACCAGTGGTGAGCTCCACTGCCGGTGCCAAAACATTTGTAGCGTCGGTCCCTGTTGTTGCTGCCAGTGAACCAGCTGTAGCTGAGCAAGAAGCAACCAAGGCTGCGGCACCCACATCAGATCCAGCTCCTGACACTGAGACTGCTCGGGTTATCAGTGGCACAGCTCCACCTATGGTGCACGCAGGTACCGAAGCTGCTGAACCCGTGGTTGGTGTGAGTAGTGGAAGCGTACCACCGGACGAAACTGCCAAAGACAAAGCAGTTCCAGCCGCCGGAGCGTCATCTGAAgactcatcctcctcatcttccaGCGACTCTGATTCTGACacagactctgactctgactccgACTCTGAAGATGAAGACTCAGCGGGCAAGACTGAAACCAAGACTGAAACCAAGACTTCCTCGCCAGATGTAGTGAAAGAAGACAAAGTTGTCCACCAGGAAGCCACAGACAGTGTGGAAGTGACCAAAGAAGCTCAGCAGCCACCTGAAGCTACCCTGACCTCTGATACTGATGCTCTACGAGATTTAGCAGCACCCTCAGAAGCTGCTCAAGCTACCGTGGAGGCTCCCTCTGTTAGTGGTGAGGAGTTAGTGGAAGTGGAAGCTGCTCCAGAAACGATAAAAGATCATTCATCTCCTGGTGCCCCTAATGCTGAAGCAGAAACTCCAGTTGGAACTGTGACGAAGGCCGCAACTCCAGAAACTGCTCAACCTACCGTGGAGGCTCCCTCTGTTAGTAGCGAGGAGTTAGTGGAAGTGGAAGCTGCTCCAGAAACGATAAAAGATCATTCATCTCCTGGTTCCCCGAATGTTGAGGCAGAAACTCCGGTTGCTACTGTGACGAAGGCTGCAACTCCAGAAACTGCTCAGACTAACACTCCAGTAGAAACAACAGAGACTGTCACTCCTGAAACCAGTGCAGAAGTTAAAGAGGCTGAGCCTGTGGAGACTGTCGCTGTCCCCATGGAAGCCACcgcggaagaagaagaagctccacGGCCCGCAGAGGTAGCTCCTGTTGAAACATCTGCCGAGGGTGCGGCTGAAGTCTGTGCCCCCGCGGAGAGCACCGAAGAGCTGGTGGACACCGCCCCAGTCGTGGCTGGCGCCGTAGGCGAGGAGCTGGAGGCGGAAACCCCAGCAGAACAGTCCAAGG aagctgcagctgcagctgcagagccCGAGGAGCCCTTTGACAACAGCACTTACAAGAACTACCAGCACCACAGCTACAACCCTTACACATTTGCAGACCTGGATCTTCAGATGGCCAAGTTCCGTCTCCCTCAGCCCTCCTCTGGTAGACCCTCTCCCAGGCACTAG
- the si:ch211-140m22.7 gene encoding LOW QUALITY PROTEIN: fibrous sheath CABYR-binding protein (The sequence of the model RefSeq protein was modified relative to this genomic sequence to represent the inferred CDS: deleted 2 bases in 1 codon), with the protein MAAALMRIGRLGRGKSLQAESWITLSRAPAAITFSSKSGSSKKSSKKNNTDKKEAKTYFDIEKLVQHKSYELPKKHVSAAAAAAAAVRAMEPTPSTVAPEAVVNTLPVQDVATPTAEAIPKPASIAEDASVVESPSEAAQPVEATPVAEVNAEAAPAVEAIPAADAALVLEAVAEAVPVVEAVIEAAPVVEAVIEAAASVVEAASPPPTEAAVPAAETPTAVPEDPVSEGPLVPEAAPAADEAALKATTAEAVSEAPVAETVSEALLAEAPAEASPKPVAEAAAVAEAAPVEAAPEPVAEAAPEPVAEAAPVEAAPEPVAEAAPVEAAPEPVAEAAPVEAAPEPVAEAAPVEAAPEPVAEAPCELPEPVAEAAPVEAEPVAEAAPVEAAPEPVAEAAPVEAAPEAVAEAAPIEAAPEAVAEAAPVEVTPDPVAEASGQQVEALPEPVEPSEAQIDPIQKLFLDSIRQYSTQSQATGKLVDADSDYEKALAEEIAKLQRLYGGGDLSSFPEFKFTEPNLDEVSQK; encoded by the exons ATGGCGGCAGCCCTGATGAGGATAGGACGGCTGGGCCGTGGCAAG AGTTTGCAAGCAGAGAGCTGGATCACTCTCAGCAGAGCACCCGCAGCCATTACTTTTAGCTCAAAGTCAGGGAGTTCCAAGAAGTCAtcaaaaaagaacaacacag ACAAAAAAGAGGCTAAAACATACTTCGATATAGAGAAGCTTGTTCAACACAAGTCGTATGAGCTTCCCAAGAAACatgtctctgcagcagcagcagcagcagctgctgtacGTGCCATGGAGCCCACACCCTCAACTGTTGCACCTGAGGCTGTGGTAAACACCCTTCCAGTCCAGGACGTGGCCACTCCCACTGCTGAAGCTATTCCCAAGCCTGCTTCAATAGCTGAAGACGCATCTGTTGTGGAATCGCCCTCTGAAGCTGCACAACCAGTGGAAGCTACACCTGTGGCTGAAGTTAACGCCgaagctgctccagctgttgAAGCCATACCTGCCGCTGACGCTGCACTGGTGCTTGAGGCTGTTGCTGAAGCGGTCCCCGTGGTTGAAGCGGTCATTGAAGCGGCCCCTGTGGTTGAAGCTGTTATtgaagctgctgcttctgtaGTTGAAGCCGCCAGTCCTCCGCCAACTGAAGCCGCTGTCCCTGCAGCAGAAACTCCCACCGCAGTTCCTGAAGACCCTGTTTCTGAAGGACCACTAGTGCCTgaagcagctccagcagccgATGAAGCGGCCCTCAAAGCTACAACTGCTGAAGCTGTTAGTGAAGCCCCTGTGGCTGAAACTGTCTCTGAAGCTCTTTTAGCTGAAGCCCCTGCAGAAGCCTCCCCCAAACCTGTGGCTGAAGCTGCCGCTGTGGCTGAAGCTGCCCCTGTAGAAGCAGCTCCAGAGCCTGTGGCTGAAGCTGCCCCTGAGCCTGTGGCTGAAGCTGCCCCTGTAGAAGCTGCCCCTGAACCTGTGGCTGAAGCTGCCCCTGTAGAAGCTGCCCCTGAACCTGTGGCTGAAGCTGCCCCTGTAGAAGCTGCCCCTGAACCTGTGGCTGAAGCTGCCCCTGTAGAAGCTGCCCCTGAGCCTGTGGCTGAAGCT CCCTGTGAACTGCCTGAACCTGTGGCTGAAGCTGCCCCTGTAGAAGCTGAGCCTGTGGCTGAAGCTGCCCCTGTAGAAGCTGCCCCTGAACCTGTGGCTGAAGCTGCCCCTGTAGAAGCTGCCCCTGAGGCTGTGGCTGAAGCTGCCCCTATCGAAGCTGCCCCTGAGGCTGTGGCTGAAGCTGCCCCTGTAGAGGTGACTCCAGATCCTGTGGCTGAAGCTTCAGGGCAGCAGGTGGAGGCCCTACCCGAACCGGTTGAACCATCTGAGG CACAAATCGACCCAATACAGAAGCTGTTCTTGGACTCCATACGCCAGTACTCCACACAAAGCCA GGCTACTGGGAAGCTAGTCGATGCAGATTCAGACTACGAGAAGGCTTTGGCAGAGGAGATTGCAAAGCTTCAGAGACTCTACGGTGGTGGAGACCTCTCATCTTTCCCAGAGTTCAAGTTTACAG AGCCCAACCTGGACGAAGTTTCCCAGAAGTGA
- the wdr4 gene encoding tRNA (guanine-N(7)-)-methyltransferase non-catalytic subunit wdr4, translated as MTAVGFSKEWIIFTFDKKLVAIHTKEAREPFVFDCSTAEKKPSNKNDNPSDGGATEETGSDKVLAFATSPSGKLAALTDDTKRLVLFHCSPSWRCISIRSVVRRCTSLVFSQAEDELLVADKSGDVYSFSVVDVEREGELKMGHLSMLLAMTMSPDDKFILTADRDEKIRVSHLKSPYNIQSFCLGHQEFVSALHIPSGLPHCLLSGSGDGTMKLWEYESGRKLQSLDLSDVEVAPSSKGDKDKNPTVCRITSSPDGCLVAVQCERVSTVQFFSLDQESEKKYAPHSRLSLPHCPLDMTFDPEGRLWVLMDLKDAPLQIYTRRQSSWECDAEDPELTRVTEALRPHWETLENSTRTNNRFEHLHKVNFDNVTPYLQKKHQRLEEQQLKRTMAQKTNGNKKSKRETSSS; from the exons ATGACTGCTGTCGGTTTCTCTAAAGAGTGgatcattttcacatttgacaAGAAGCTCGTAGCAATTCACACCAAAGAAGCCAG GGAACCATTTGTGTTCGACTGCAGCACTGCAGAGAAGAAGCCCAGTAATAAGAATGACAACCCCAG TGATGGTGGTGCCACAGAGGAAACGGGAAGTGACAAAGTCCTCGCCTTTGCCACATCTCCATCTGGTAAACTGGCAGCTCTGACTGATGACACCAAGAgactggttctgtttcactgcTCCCCATCGTGGCGTTGCATCAGCATCAG GTCTGTGGTGAGGAGATGTACATCCCTGGTGTTCAGCCAGGCTGAGGATGAGCTGCTGGTGGCTGACAAATCAGGAGATGTCTATTCCTTCTCGGTGGTGGATGTGGAGCGAGAGGGCGAGCTGAAGATGGGCCACCTGTCCATGTTGCTAGCTATG ACCATGTCGCCAGATGACAAGTTCATCCTCACGGCAGATCGGGATGAGAAGATCAGAGTGAGCCACCTCAAATCTCCGTACAACATTCAGTCCTTCTGCCTGGGCCATCAAGA GTTTGTGAGTGCTTTGCACATCCCATCAGGCCTTCCACACTGTCTGCTGTCTGGATCAGGG GACGGCACCATGAAGCTTTGGGAATACGAGTCCGGCCGTAAGCTGCAGAGCTTGGACCTCAGTGACGTCGAAGTGGCACCAAGCTCTAAGGGTGATAAAGACAAG AATCCAACAGTTTGCCGAATCACCAGCTCCCCTGACGGTTGCCTTGTAGCTGTGCAGTGCGAAAG AGTTTCCACAGTTCAGtttttcagtctggaccaagaGAGTGAAAAGAAGTATGCGCCACACAGCAGGCTCTCCCTGCCCCACTGTCCCCTGGacatgacctttgaccctgaagGACGGCTCTGGGTGCTGATGGACTTAAAGGATGCACCGCTTCAAATCTACACTCGTAGACAGAGCTCCTGGGAG TGTGATGCTGAGGACCCTGAACTCACCAGAGTCACTGAAGCTTTGAGGCCACACTGGGAGACACTTGAGA ACTCCACAAGGACCAATAACCGCTTTGAGCACTTGCACAAGGTGAACTTCGACAACGTTACGCCGTACCTGCAAAAGAAGCATCAGAgactggaggagcagcagctgaagaGGACGATGGCTCAGAAGACAAACGGCAACAAGAAGTCCAAGAGGGAAACGTCATCGTCTTAG